CGGTAATCTCGACAAAGGATTTTTTGTTATAGGTTTCACTAAATAATCCTCGTGCGTCCTTAAATACGCCGGGTTTTAAAATAATGCAATCCTGTAAGGGTGTTTTTTGTAGCTCCAATACTTAGTCTAATTGTAATAAATGTTTACCGTAGCCGCTTTTTAACAAGGGTTGGGCCAATGCGATAAGTTGATCCTTGGTAATATATCCCATATCGTACGCCGCTTCTTCAATAGATCCTATCTTTAATCCTTGACGCTCTTCAATAACCTCAACAAACTGCGCAGCCTGCATAAGAGAAGCAAACGTTCCTGTGTCCAGCCAGGCTGTTCCTTTATCGAGAATACTTACGCGCAGCTTTCCCTGTTGCAAATACATGTTATTTACATCAGTAATCTCTAGTTCGCCACGGGCACTGGGGGCTATGGACGCAGCAACTTCTACAACACTGTTATCGTAAAAATAGATCCCCGGGACCGCATAATTGGATTTAGGATGCTTTGGTTTTTCTTCAATCGACAACGCTTTTCCATTAGAATCAAACTGGACTACTCCATAGCGTTCAGGATCCAAAACGTGATAGGCATAAATAATACCCCCATCAGGATTGTTGTTGGACTGCAATAATTCCTTTAAACCGGAACCGTAAAAGATATTGTCGCCTAATATGAGGGCTACTTTTTCTTTACCAATAAACTCCTTACCAATTATAAATGCTTCCGCCAGGCCGTTTGGATGCTCCTGTTCTGCATAGCTAAATTCGCAGCCCAGCTTTTTTCCATCTCCCAAAAGTTCTTTAAACAATGGTAAATCCTGGGGAGTTGAAATTATTAATATTTCTCGTATCCCTGCATACATAAGGGTTGAAAGCGGATAATAAATCATGGGTTTATCATACACCGGCATCAGTTGTTTGCTTATCGCAAGGGTTATTGGGTGTAATCTCGTTCCCGAGCCCCCGGCTAAAATAATTCCCTTCATAATCTGTCTCTGTTGTTAAGGTACCAAGTTACCGTTTTCTTAATTCCTGTCTCAAAATTTTCTTCAGCCTTCCAACCTAACTCATTTTCAATTTTAGAGGCATCAATTGCATATCTGAAATCATGCCCCGGTCTGTCTGCTACAAAGGAGATTAGCTCTTTATAAGAACTGCTTTTAGGTTGTAATTCGTCCAATAGTTCACAAATAGTATGCGCAATGTAAAGATTATTTCGCTCGTTATTGCCTCCAATATTGTAGGTTTCACCGGTTTTTCCTTTATCTATTGCAAGTTGTATTCCGGTGCAATGGTCCTTTACATACAACCAATCTCGTACGTTTTTTCCATCTCCGTAAATAGGAATAGGTTGCCCGGAAAGAGCCTTCCGAATAATGGTGGGTATTAATTTTTCTTTATGCTGATTCGGACCGTAGTTGTTGGAACAGTTGGTGGTAACTACCGGCAATCCGTAGGTATGAAAATAACTTCTTACTATAAAATCAGATGAAGCCTTGGACGCACTGTAGGGACTGTTAGGAGCATATGGCGTCGTTTCGGTAAAAAGTCCCGTTTCCCCAAGGGTTCCGTAAACCTCATCGGTGGAAACATGTAAGAAGCGAGCTGTCCTAAATCCCTCCTTAAACCGGTTAGGTCCGTCCATCCAATTTTTATAGGCGCTTTGCAACAAATTAAATGTCCCAACTATATTGGTTTGGATAAACTCAGCAGGCCCGGTAATTGAATTATCTACATGCGATTCGGCGGCAAAATGTACAATTTTTGAAAATTTATGTGTTTCGAACAGATTTTCAACCAGAGAGGCATCGCAAATATCTCCTTCAATAAAAGTATAGTTCTTTCGTGCTGAAACTGCTTCTAAATTAGTCAGGTTTCCGGCATAAGTAAGCTTGTCCAGGACTATAATCTCATCTTTTGATTGCTCCATATAATACGCAACAAAATTGGATCCTATAAATCCTGCGCCCCCTGTAATTAAGACTTTATTGTTCTTCAAAATAATATTTTAGTCTTGGCTAATTTTTTTTATGCATTTTTTCTTTCTTCAAGCGTCATCTCCTTTGCAACAGAATATCCCTTCCTAAATAGGGCAAAAACAAAAAACATAAACAAAAGGAAAAATGGATAAACTATAATTTTATTACCTAAAATACCAGGTTGTTGTTCAACTAAATCAGATTTATTAAGCAATACCGTTATATCTTTAGACAATTCTATATCTCTTTGTAAGTCTTTATTTAGGTCGAGCAAATGATTCTTTTTTTCAACCAACCCTGTCAAATCCTTATCTAATACTATTTGGTAGGTTGAAAAATCCGGCTCTTGTTCTTCTACATAGTTCTGAAATACCTTGTCGATTAATTCGATAGTTTTTTTGTTGGATAAAAGAAGTTCCATGTCTGTTTTTATGGCTTCCTCCTTGTAGCTAGCAAGTAACTCATTACCATTAAAATAATTTATTAAGTTGTCTAGTGTTTTTGACGTTGCGTTATTTGATAATTTCACCTTTAGTTTATGAAATTTATACTCAAAAGTAAAAACCTTACTTGCAGAATCATCCCCGTCGTATTCATATTTATCTAAAAGAATTTCGAAGGTTTTGTTGTTATTTCCATAATTCTCCAATAATTCGTTAAAACTAATAATTGGCTTAATTTCAACGTTTTTTATCAATGGTTGTCCATTCCATAAATTATGATTTGATAGAAAAACTGAATCTCGATTATTAATCTTGGTGTTTAAAATGTCAATCGAATTGTAAACATAACTTCCTAGTCCAAAGTTAATTCGAACAACAGCATTAGTGGATTTAGAATTTTTAACATCCTTTTGTGATAAATACCCCCATAAAATTCCAATGAGCACTAAGGATAGTACAATTATCCAATTCCTAATTAGAAATAAAATAAACTTATAGGCTGCAATTAAAATCCTCTTAAAAGAATCATTGAGTTTCTTAAAAAGGAAGATTAAATCGATGTCTTCATTGTTATTCGTCGTATTCATAATTGTTAGTTTAAAATCTGTTTTAATATCTTTTCGGTAATCAAATAAGTGGGCTTTACGCCTGTTGTGCCAAGTCCTCCCGAAGCGAGGGTACTTCCTGTTTCCAGCGGGTTGTCTGAAGCATAATATGCATACCGCACCTCCACCTTGCCGCTGATGCTTCCGCGAATCTTCGATGCCGCCTGAATCGCCTTCTGATAGTGGGCTCCTTCCATTTCTAGACCAATTACATTCCAGGTGGAATTGTGAAAAAACTTTAAAATATCCCGGTTTTGTAATGATGTTCCCAATACGGTTATCATCGCGCCGGTGCATACCTTAACGTCGTCCTCCGCGAAATGTGATTTCTTTAATTTGTTTTTAAACGGATAATTATCGGCTGTTCCTTCAAATACGTGCGCAGACGGAATCATAATATCCCCCTTTCCCCCTTCCAAAATACCGGCCTTTCCCATAATTGAGATAGATATAACATTTAAAAAATGCCGCTTTTCTTTAGTCTCATAGGGCTTTAACAATTCGTCCATGCTTTCATAAGCTTGCTCACCAAAGGCATAGTCCATAACGATAATCACCGGGCTTTTGTCCCCCGTTTCCAAGCGTCCAGGAAGTTTTGATGTGTCAAATATCTGGACATTGGTATTAGTCCCGCTTGTGTCTTCAACGTAGGTCATGCCATTGTCTCCGGCAAATTTTTGAATCTTATCCCGTAATTTCACATTGACATGCTTACTTAAAGCTTCAAATACTTCTAACGGCTTCTTTTGTTTGAATTCGGAAGCTAAAGCAGCGGGGGCATACAAACTATTCATAACACTGTGCATATTGGCACTAATAATATGCAGCGGTCGCTCTAAAAAGCCTTTTTCTTCCAGTGTCTGCTTAATCTTCAGTGCCCATCGCTCTCCGTAAATATGATGCCCTAATCGTTCACGTAATACCGGGCTAAACGTAATAATTCGCTTATTGTCGTCAAGGACTTCTTCCATGGCATACTTCCCTAAGAAATAGATAAGACTTAAAAATCGGTTTTCATCTTCTGGGCTGGCAAACTGACTGTAGATTTCATTTACCTCTTCAAAAGTGCGGCCTAAAAAATTGGCGGTATGTGTAAGCGCTGTTTCCTTGTCGTTTTGCGTTAATTCGCCCTTTTTTAAAACTGCCGCCTCCAGTTTTTGCCAATCTCGAATTACTGTTCCCTTTTCATCAATTAAAACCTGCTTCATGATCTTATGAGATTCAATATACAGAAAGGTAAGGTGGGTAAGGATGTCGTAAATTTCGGAGCGTCCTCTGGTAATTTCAATATTCATCTGCTCTGCATCAATGCGATAGCAATTTCGGCGGCGTTTTTCGGGAATAATGACCTTAAAGTGTGAATTTTTATAGCCTTCATCACTGGTGAGGTTTACAAATCTGCATTCCTCAATTCCGTAAGGGAGTCGGTCAATTACGTACAAAAGACCCTGTAATTCGATCTTTTCCTCGGCGATCGAGCCGTAAATTTCGGGACGTAAAATAAAAAGAGCCTCACGCAACGTCTCCCCTGAAACCCCCATGGGTTTGTAAAAACCTCTGTTAAAGAGGTGCCTCATGGTGATGTAAATTCGTTCTATGGCGCCGGAACTCTCCTGCGCGCGAGTTCGAATATGTGATTTCATTTTATTCATTCCTGTGCAAAGATAAACTAATTTAAGGCTTGCAAGTTAATCAGTTCGTCGGCAATCTCGCGGTCGTTTGCCAAACGCGGTGTTTTGTTTTGTCCCCCTAATTTTCCTTGAGACTTCATATAACTATTAAAACTGTCTTTTCCTAAAACCCTTATTTTTAACGGCTGAAGAACCTTTCCTTTTATTAAATCGAAATAGTACGAATTTTGCCGCTGCATCGAAGCGTCCAATGCTTCCGCTACCTGCTGAAGGTTCATCGGAACTTTTTCAAACTCTATCAACCATTCATGATACGGCAGATCTCCCTTATTGGGTGCGGTTTGGGGTGCAACCGTAAACTCAGAAATTGAAAACTGAAAATCTTCAATAGCCTCTTTCATTGCTTGCTCCACTTCCTTCCCAATCACATGTTCCCCAAAGGCCGAAATATAATGCGCTATGCGGCCGGATACCATAATGCGATAAGGTTTTGTAGCAATAAACTGAATAGTATCTCCTAAATTATAAGCCCACAGCCCGGCATTGGTAGAAATTATCATTACATAATTTACGCCCGTTTTCACTTCCCCAATGGTAAGTCTTGGAGCATTATCTTCAAAAAATCGCTTTTCTTCAACGAATTCGTAAAAAATTCCGGAATTCAAAAGCAGCAGCATGCCATCTTTTTTCTGACTGTCCTGATAAGCAAAAAATCCTTCGCTGGCGGGAAATAATTCGATACTCGGCACTTTTCTGCCAATTAACGCTTCAAATTTTGCGCGGTACGGCTCATAATTTACCCCTCCATAGATAAACAGTTCAAAGTTTTTAAAAAGGTCGCCTATTTTCTTGCCCGACTTAGCTTGGAGGCGTTCAAAATACATCTGTACCCAAGAAGGAATGCCGCTAATTACGGTCATATTCTCATTAATAGTCTCGGCGACGATAGCATCCACCTTGGTTTCCCAGTCTTCTATACAATTGGTTTTCATACTGGGCAATCGGTTCATTTGAAGATACTTCGGGACATAATGAGCGACTATGCCCGACAGCCTGCCAAATTTAACTCCGTTTTTTTTCTCCAAACGCGGGCTCCCCTGTAAAAAAATCATTTTCCCATTTACAAAATCCGATTTTCCTGTTTCTTCTATATAACAAAGAATTGCATTCCGTGCTGCTTTCAAATGGAAGGGCAAGGAAGCCTTAGTAAGAGGGATGTATTTGGCACCACTGGTTGTGCCCGAGGTTTTGGCGAAATAAAGTGGTTTCCCGGGCCATAGGACATTTTCTTCTCCCTGTACCACTCTATCGACATACGATTTTAATGCCTCGTAATCTCTAATTGGCACCTGAGCGGCAAATTGTTTTGGCGAGGTGATTGTATGAAAATAGTGATCTTTTCCGAAAACTGTATCCTTTGCATTTTTAATCAACTGTTTAAATACCCGTTCTTGTGTTTTTTCGGGCGCTTCCGACCACTTATGGATACGGCGAACCTCTCTTCTTGCAAGGATTTTAGCAGCTATGGACTTTATAGGCATGCCGGTCTAATCAAATTTAATAAAGTTAGTAGGATTGATGGGATATCCATCGCTCCACAACTCAAAGTGAAGATGTGGTCCCGTAGAAAGATCCCCTGTATTCCCTGAAATAGCTATTACCTCCCCTGCCTTTACAAATTCTCCTTGCACTTTGTTCAGTGAAGCATTGTGTTTATAGGCAGATAACAGATTATTGGCGTGTTCAATAATGATCACATAGCCGGTATCTGCGGTCC
This genomic stretch from Ulvibacter sp. MAR_2010_11 harbors:
- the rfbA gene encoding glucose-1-phosphate thymidylyltransferase RfbA, translated to MKGIILAGGSGTRLHPITLAISKQLMPVYDKPMIYYPLSTLMYAGIREILIISTPQDLPLFKELLGDGKKLGCEFSYAEQEHPNGLAEAFIIGKEFIGKEKVALILGDNIFYGSGLKELLQSNNNPDGGIIYAYHVLDPERYGVVQFDSNGKALSIEEKPKHPKSNYAVPGIYFYDNSVVEVAASIAPSARGELEITDVNNMYLQQGKLRVSILDKGTAWLDTGTFASLMQAAQFVEVIEERQGLKIGSIEEAAYDMGYITKDQLIALAQPLLKSGYGKHLLQLD
- the rfbB gene encoding dTDP-glucose 4,6-dehydratase; this encodes MKNNKVLITGGAGFIGSNFVAYYMEQSKDEIIVLDKLTYAGNLTNLEAVSARKNYTFIEGDICDASLVENLFETHKFSKIVHFAAESHVDNSITGPAEFIQTNIVGTFNLLQSAYKNWMDGPNRFKEGFRTARFLHVSTDEVYGTLGETGLFTETTPYAPNSPYSASKASSDFIVRSYFHTYGLPVVTTNCSNNYGPNQHKEKLIPTIIRKALSGQPIPIYGDGKNVRDWLYVKDHCTGIQLAIDKGKTGETYNIGGNNERNNLYIAHTICELLDELQPKSSSYKELISFVADRPGHDFRYAIDASKIENELGWKAEENFETGIKKTVTWYLNNRDRL
- a CDS encoding GH3 auxin-responsive promoter family protein, with the translated sequence MPIKSIAAKILARREVRRIHKWSEAPEKTQERVFKQLIKNAKDTVFGKDHYFHTITSPKQFAAQVPIRDYEALKSYVDRVVQGEENVLWPGKPLYFAKTSGTTSGAKYIPLTKASLPFHLKAARNAILCYIEETGKSDFVNGKMIFLQGSPRLEKKNGVKFGRLSGIVAHYVPKYLQMNRLPSMKTNCIEDWETKVDAIVAETINENMTVISGIPSWVQMYFERLQAKSGKKIGDLFKNFELFIYGGVNYEPYRAKFEALIGRKVPSIELFPASEGFFAYQDSQKKDGMLLLLNSGIFYEFVEEKRFFEDNAPRLTIGEVKTGVNYVMIISTNAGLWAYNLGDTIQFIATKPYRIMVSGRIAHYISAFGEHVIGKEVEQAMKEAIEDFQFSISEFTVAPQTAPNKGDLPYHEWLIEFEKVPMNLQQVAEALDASMQRQNSYYFDLIKGKVLQPLKIRVLGKDSFNSYMKSQGKLGGQNKTPRLANDREIADELINLQALN